A genomic window from Bacteroidales bacterium includes:
- a CDS encoding AMP-binding protein translates to MDAYKKYIPEEVTNLPLMLKNSVKLYPSRPALTSVDGTSYSYEELDVASQHVAVMLKSAGVSNGDNVAILAENNPHWGIAYFGTLICGATTVPILPDFQASEVRPILEHAAVKTVFISGKLISRLNEGLPPTVEMVINTDDFQLLSIQKGVVSDASGKPGKLKKLKEETRISAGQKGFYEAEGEALASIIYTSGTTGRSKGVMLTHTNILSNAVQSGTVHQVVYEDRFLSVLPLAHTYECTIGMMVPLLNGALVQYIDKAPTAAVLGPVLKKLKPTTMLTVPLIIEKIYRSTIKPKLTKSAPMRLLMKFGPTRKLLSRAAASKLMAFFGGELRFFGVGGAPLAPDVEKFLLEGGFPYAIGYGLTETSPLVAGFSPANAVFHSVGKAMEGVTVRIENPDPVTKEGEIVVRGSNVMKGYYKDEEKTREVFTKDGYFRTGDLGIIDSKGIIYIKGRSKNMILGPNGENIYPEEIEAVLNSREIVSESLVMEYKGKLTARVHLKMDALEEQLHHLKENAGEFQKQLQKKVDEVLNELRNHVNQHVARNSKLHMIIQQVKPFEKTATQKIKRFLYK, encoded by the coding sequence ATGGACGCTTATAAAAAATACATACCGGAAGAAGTTACCAATCTTCCCCTGATGCTGAAAAACAGTGTAAAACTCTATCCGTCCCGTCCGGCCCTGACCAGCGTGGATGGCACCTCCTATAGCTATGAGGAGCTGGACGTCGCGTCTCAGCATGTGGCCGTGATGTTGAAAAGCGCCGGTGTCAGCAATGGTGACAACGTGGCTATCCTGGCCGAGAACAATCCCCACTGGGGAATCGCCTATTTTGGCACCCTGATCTGCGGGGCAACCACCGTGCCCATCCTTCCCGATTTCCAGGCCTCCGAAGTGCGTCCCATCCTGGAGCATGCCGCGGTAAAAACAGTGTTTATTTCCGGAAAACTGATCTCCCGGCTGAACGAGGGACTGCCTCCGACCGTGGAGATGGTGATTAATACGGACGATTTTCAGCTGCTGAGTATTCAGAAAGGGGTGGTTTCAGATGCTTCAGGAAAACCGGGTAAATTAAAAAAACTGAAGGAAGAGACCAGGATTTCAGCAGGACAGAAAGGCTTTTATGAGGCTGAAGGAGAGGCGCTGGCATCCATCATCTATACTTCGGGAACTACCGGGCGCTCCAAGGGAGTGATGCTGACCCACACCAATATTCTGAGCAACGCGGTGCAATCGGGCACCGTCCACCAGGTGGTGTACGAGGATCGCTTTCTCTCCGTACTGCCGCTGGCACATACCTATGAATGTACCATTGGCATGATGGTTCCGCTGCTCAACGGAGCTTTGGTCCAATACATCGACAAGGCCCCTACCGCTGCCGTGCTGGGTCCGGTATTGAAAAAGCTGAAACCGACCACCATGCTGACGGTTCCGTTGATTATTGAAAAAATTTACCGCTCCACCATCAAACCCAAACTTACCAAGTCGGCCCCCATGCGCCTGCTTATGAAATTCGGGCCCACCCGGAAGTTGCTCTCCAGAGCGGCCGCCTCCAAGCTAATGGCTTTCTTTGGCGGAGAGCTGCGTTTCTTTGGCGTAGGGGGCGCTCCCCTGGCTCCTGACGTGGAAAAGTTCCTTCTGGAAGGTGGTTTTCCCTATGCCATCGGCTACGGACTTACCGAAACATCGCCCTTGGTGGCGGGATTTAGTCCCGCCAATGCGGTCTTCCATTCGGTCGGGAAAGCGATGGAAGGGGTGACTGTCCGGATTGAAAATCCCGATCCTGTTACCAAAGAGGGTGAAATTGTGGTACGTGGCTCCAATGTTATGAAGGGCTACTATAAGGATGAAGAGAAGACCCGCGAAGTATTCACAAAGGATGGATATTTCCGCACGGGCGATCTGGGCATCATCGATAGCAAGGGTATTATCTATATCAAGGGACGTTCCAAAAATATGATCCTGGGCCCCAATGGCGAGAATATCTATCCGGAGGAGATCGAAGCGGTACTCAACAGCAGGGAGATTGTCAGTGAATCACTGGTTATGGAATACAAAGGAAAACTGACAGCCAGGGTGCACCTGAAGATGGATGCACTTGAGGAGCAGCTTCATCACCTGAAAGAGAATGCGGGTGAATTTCAGAAGCAACTTCAGAAAAAAGTCGACGAGGTGCTGAACGAGCTGAGGAACCATGTCAACCAGCATGTAGCCCGAAACTCAAAACTGCACATGATCATACAGCAGGTGAAACCCTTCGAAAAGACTGCCACTCAAAAGATCAAAAGATTCCTTTACAAATAG
- a CDS encoding inorganic pyrophosphatase: MANKLMDPIGKLMGLRYKSHPWHGVEIGPDAPELVISFIEMVPTDTVKYEVDKVSGYLKIDRPQKYSNSVPALYGFIPQTFSGERVAELSREKTGNEMIVGDSDPLDICVLTEKQISHGDILVRARPIGGFRMIDNNQADDKLIAVMNNDALYEDYRDVSDLPPKVVNRLRHYFLTYKDLPGNPADVEITHVYGREEAMDLIRRSMDDYQTRFENLDNLLSTV; this comes from the coding sequence ATGGCGAACAAATTGATGGATCCCATCGGAAAGCTGATGGGACTGCGTTACAAGAGTCATCCCTGGCACGGAGTGGAGATCGGGCCGGATGCCCCCGAGCTTGTGATAAGCTTTATTGAAATGGTACCCACCGATACGGTAAAGTATGAGGTGGACAAGGTCTCGGGCTATCTGAAAATCGACCGGCCCCAGAAATACTCCAATTCTGTTCCTGCCCTCTATGGCTTTATTCCACAGACCTTCAGTGGTGAGCGGGTGGCAGAGCTTAGCCGGGAAAAGACCGGGAATGAGATGATTGTGGGCGATTCGGATCCCCTGGATATCTGTGTGCTGACCGAAAAACAGATCTCTCACGGGGATATCCTGGTCAGGGCCCGCCCCATAGGCGGATTCCGGATGATCGACAATAACCAGGCCGATGACAAGTTAATCGCCGTGATGAATAACGATGCACTTTACGAGGATTACCGGGATGTATCGGATCTGCCTCCAAAGGTGGTCAACAGGCTCAGACACTATTTTCTAACCTATAAGGACCTGCCGGGTAATCCTGCCGACGTGGAGATTACCCACGTCTATGGGAGGGAAGAGGCCATGGATCTGATTCGGCGATCCATGGACGATTATCAGACCCGCTTTGAAAACCTCGATAATCTGCTCTCAACGGTATAG
- the murF gene encoding UDP-N-acetylmuramoyl-tripeptide--D-alanyl-D-alanine ligase produces the protein MSTENIYKAFLESTGICTDTRRNPEGSIFFALRGEQFDGNIFVKEALSKGCRLAVTERDDLEGSDRVLLVPSVLLELQKLAWYHRKHRAPRLVAITGSNGKTTTKELLASVLSKGYSLIATRGNLNNHIGVPLTLLTLDREELAIVEMGANHPGEIAQLARIAAPDVGLITNVGKAHLEGFGSLQGVLDAKSELYSYLAGHGGDAIIDGGDKDLIRRAEEMGVKRRVIAPGGELPVEVKLVKQNPFLEVELVIGDQIYSFSTRLVGAYNLQNILYAAGTGLYFGIPGAAIADSISAYIPENQRSQMLEGGRNQVILDSYNANPSSMREAIGGLLEFATSPVMLILGDMAELGEASLSEHQDLLRWIATLKVDRVLLVGPNFYEAGEPSGKLSVFRRRSELEESLRQERPEGYHILLKGSRVMELEALRSLLTE, from the coding sequence ATGTCCACAGAGAACATTTATAAGGCGTTTCTTGAATCCACGGGTATATGTACCGATACTCGCAGGAATCCCGAAGGATCTATCTTCTTTGCACTCCGGGGGGAGCAGTTTGACGGGAATATTTTTGTGAAAGAGGCACTGAGTAAGGGGTGCAGGCTGGCCGTCACGGAGCGGGATGATTTAGAAGGATCGGACCGGGTTTTGCTGGTGCCATCTGTTCTTCTGGAGCTTCAGAAACTGGCCTGGTACCATCGAAAGCATCGTGCACCCCGCTTGGTAGCCATTACAGGCAGCAACGGGAAAACAACAACGAAGGAGCTCCTGGCTTCCGTGCTGTCGAAGGGCTATAGCCTGATAGCCACCCGGGGTAATCTGAATAATCATATCGGTGTGCCGCTTACACTGCTTACACTGGACAGGGAGGAGCTGGCCATTGTGGAGATGGGGGCCAATCATCCGGGAGAGATTGCACAACTGGCCAGGATTGCAGCTCCGGATGTCGGATTGATTACCAATGTGGGCAAGGCGCATCTGGAGGGCTTTGGTTCCCTGCAGGGGGTTCTTGATGCCAAGAGTGAGCTCTATTCCTACCTGGCCGGACACGGGGGGGATGCCATTATCGATGGTGGAGACAAGGACCTGATCCGCCGGGCGGAGGAGATGGGTGTGAAGCGCAGAGTGATTGCTCCAGGCGGAGAGTTGCCTGTGGAGGTGAAGCTGGTGAAGCAGAACCCCTTTCTGGAAGTGGAACTGGTGATCGGGGATCAGATCTACTCCTTCTCTACCCGGCTGGTGGGGGCTTACAACCTGCAGAACATCCTTTATGCAGCAGGTACCGGTTTATATTTTGGAATCCCGGGAGCTGCCATTGCAGATTCCATTTCGGCTTATATCCCTGAAAATCAAAGATCCCAGATGCTTGAAGGGGGGCGAAACCAGGTGATTCTGGATTCCTACAATGCAAATCCCAGCAGCATGAGGGAGGCCATCGGGGGGCTGCTGGAGTTTGCCACCTCTCCGGTGATGCTCATCCTGGGAGATATGGCTGAGCTGGGTGAGGCCTCCCTGTCCGAACACCAGGATTTGCTGAGGTGGATTGCTACCCTGAAGGTGGACCGGGTGTTGCTGGTGGGACCAAATTTTTACGAAGCGGGTGAACCTTCCGGCAAGCTGTCTGTTTTTCGCAGGAGAAGTGAACTGGAGGAAAGTCTCAGGCAGGAGAGACCCGAAGGATATCATATCCTGCTAAAAGGGAGCCGGGTTATGGAACTGGAAGCTTTGAGATCACTGCTTACCGAATAA
- a CDS encoding SUMF1/EgtB/PvdO family nonheme iron enzyme, translated as MKMMMRLFPVLLIALMLWGCGGKDLTSSGNVSTTTGWDYNDPENGGFEVKTAAEQETGPGLTLIEGGTFTMGKTQDDVLFEWNNMPRRVTISSFYIDITEVRNVDYREYVNWLSRVFGMNNPQVVRAAMPDTLVWRDPMAFNEPYVEYYYRHPSFNEYPVVGVNWLQAQDYCIWRTDRVNEMLLVDMGHIELSTDQQDERNFNTEAYIYGLYTPNIINPQPSLNPNVESRLINMEDGILLPRYRLPTEAEWEYAALGLVGNTVDELLWERRTYPWNGHNLRNDNPRDMGKMRANFVRGKGDMMGIAGSLNDGGSITVPVKSYWPNDYGLYCMAGNVNEWVQDVYRPLSSQDVSDFRPYRGNQFDQLALDANGSPMIDSLGHIQREPVEEADLQGRMNYRKSDYRNYRDGDKESVFEQGERSQAEYDGSSSMYVNTESERMSLLNDQTRVYKGGSWRDRAYWLSPGERRFLVETESRDDLGFRCAMIRVGTPTGF; from the coding sequence ATGAAAATGATGATGAGACTGTTCCCTGTATTGCTAATTGCACTGATGCTTTGGGGATGTGGAGGAAAGGATCTGACCTCATCAGGCAATGTCTCGACAACCACCGGATGGGATTATAATGATCCGGAAAACGGAGGATTCGAGGTTAAAACTGCCGCAGAACAAGAGACTGGCCCGGGCCTGACCCTCATTGAAGGAGGTACTTTTACCATGGGCAAGACCCAGGATGATGTGTTGTTTGAATGGAACAATATGCCCCGCAGGGTGACTATAAGTTCCTTTTACATTGATATCACAGAAGTACGCAATGTGGATTACAGGGAGTATGTTAACTGGTTAAGTCGTGTTTTCGGGATGAATAATCCCCAGGTAGTAAGAGCTGCCATGCCCGATACGCTGGTATGGCGCGATCCCATGGCTTTTAATGAGCCCTACGTGGAGTACTACTATCGCCATCCTTCATTTAATGAGTATCCGGTGGTGGGGGTTAACTGGCTCCAGGCACAGGATTACTGCATCTGGAGGACCGACCGGGTCAATGAAATGCTCCTGGTGGATATGGGTCATATTGAGTTATCGACCGACCAGCAGGATGAAAGGAACTTTAATACGGAGGCCTATATTTATGGGCTCTACACTCCCAATATCATTAATCCCCAGCCCAGCCTGAATCCCAACGTGGAGTCGAGGCTGATCAATATGGAAGATGGAATCCTGCTTCCCAGGTACCGGCTGCCAACCGAGGCAGAGTGGGAGTATGCCGCCCTTGGACTTGTCGGGAACACCGTGGATGAACTGCTCTGGGAGCGCAGAACCTACCCATGGAACGGACATAACCTGAGGAATGATAATCCCAGGGATATGGGAAAAATGCGAGCAAATTTCGTTCGGGGCAAGGGAGATATGATGGGTATAGCAGGAAGCCTGAACGACGGAGGTTCTATCACCGTTCCGGTGAAGTCTTACTGGCCCAATGATTACGGGCTCTACTGTATGGCAGGGAACGTAAATGAATGGGTTCAGGATGTATATCGTCCGCTCTCCTCCCAGGATGTTTCGGATTTCAGGCCCTACAGAGGAAATCAGTTCGATCAGCTAGCTCTGGATGCCAACGGATCTCCCATGATTGACAGTCTTGGACATATACAAAGGGAGCCCGTTGAAGAGGCAGACCTCCAGGGACGTATGAACTACCGTAAATCAGATTACCGGAACTACAGGGACGGAGACAAGGAATCGGTATTTGAGCAGGGGGAGAGAAGTCAGGCAGAATACGATGGTTCAAGCAGCATGTACGTCAATACGGAATCGGAGAGAATGTCCTTGCTGAACGACCAGACCCGGGTATATAAAGGAGGATCGTGGAGAGACAGGGCCTACTGGTTGAGTCCCGGCGAGCGCCGCTTCCTGGTAGAAACAGAATCCAGAGATGATCTTGGATTCCGGTGCGCCATGATCCGCGTGGGAACGCCAACAGGGTTTTAA
- a CDS encoding PorP/SprF family type IX secretion system membrane protein, giving the protein MVRKVAEEQGLWIWMAGILIMLYTDADSQDPAFSQFYANPLYMNPAMAGVEGPAKVYLGYRNQWPGATNPYVTYHASFDKYIEALQGGVGVHLNNDRQGGGVFNTLSLDAIYAYHLRVSSALMVSGGFQASVGQRNMDPTDLVLPSDLSGAGTTILTPYSKLFPDFALGFGAFYKSFFGGVAVHHLLEPYSSPSEDPNTRLSRRYTAHFGALIPVYERRLGKEILELSPNLVFIQQDIYQQLNYGLEVLYRGLVLGAWFRQDLLFSYGTVIFSAGYGNGQFRIRYSYDAKLSPPDLHIPALGAHELSMVVIFENLNKSTKHRAIKCPKI; this is encoded by the coding sequence ATGGTGAGAAAGGTTGCAGAAGAACAAGGTTTATGGATATGGATGGCAGGAATCCTGATCATGCTCTACACCGATGCCGATTCTCAGGATCCTGCTTTTTCGCAATTCTATGCCAATCCACTTTATATGAATCCTGCCATGGCAGGGGTAGAGGGACCTGCAAAAGTGTATCTGGGATACCGGAATCAATGGCCGGGAGCCACCAATCCCTATGTGACCTACCATGCATCCTTTGATAAATATATAGAAGCCCTGCAGGGCGGGGTCGGAGTCCATCTGAACAACGACCGTCAGGGAGGTGGAGTATTCAATACGCTTTCGCTGGATGCCATTTATGCCTATCACCTTCGAGTCTCTTCTGCTCTGATGGTTAGCGGAGGATTTCAGGCTTCGGTGGGGCAGAGGAACATGGATCCCACAGATCTGGTGCTGCCTTCGGATCTGAGCGGAGCAGGAACCACGATACTTACCCCGTATTCAAAATTATTTCCGGATTTTGCCCTGGGTTTTGGTGCTTTTTACAAGAGTTTTTTCGGAGGCGTGGCTGTTCATCATCTTCTGGAGCCCTATTCCTCTCCTTCAGAGGATCCAAACACCAGGTTGTCGAGAAGATATACGGCTCATTTCGGAGCTCTGATTCCGGTATATGAAAGACGATTGGGGAAAGAAATATTGGAGCTGTCACCCAACCTGGTTTTCATTCAACAGGATATTTATCAACAATTGAATTATGGATTGGAAGTACTTTACAGGGGGCTTGTTTTAGGTGCCTGGTTCAGGCAGGACCTTCTGTTCTCTTATGGCACCGTAATCTTCTCTGCAGGCTATGGTAACGGACAATTCAGGATCCGGTACAGTTATGATGCCAAACTCTCACCACCCGATTTGCATATTCCGGCGCTTGGGGCGCATGAATTATCGATGGTGGTTATATTTGAAAACCTTAACAAATCGACGAAACACAGGGCAATAAAATGTCCTAAAATTTAG
- the porU gene encoding type IX secretion system sortase PorU: MDISHLTERPLLEYSLVREAGFPRVIIKVLPFVRMADGSVHRVDSFEIDLEQEAALAPLKSARAGSWAEHSLLASGRWFRVSVGESGIHKLSYEQLLEIGLDNPASVRVFGSGASLLPEQYSLGCTDDLEAVPLHIHKGTDGIFGPGDHILFYATGPVHWQYDEMSGMYLHHLHSYSRKGHYFLTDSQGASAPPEDAELSTGASTHTVSSYDYRDYHEEETYNLIQSGREWYGDVFSVNLSGLYPFHLEGRMEGEPVRIRTVAAARSGVSSTFSISAHNELLGTISVSGTNLSHYTSTYAYESAGTFSYLPEWDELDVKVSYNRPDSNSEGWLNSICINGRSELSFSGSQLAFRDSRSAGPGNISQFLLDEATEDILIWEITDPQHPKNIGYALEGSVARFTMETNDHREFIAFRPEGNYPVPDFTGDGLGLLGNQDLHGLSHPEMVILTPELFLEEANRLAMFRRDNDGMEVAVVTQQQVFNEFSSGTPDVTAIRNFMKMFYDRSGATGNSCRYLLLLGDGSYDNRGSDEKQYNTNLILTYQSEESLSPTGSYVSDDYFGLLDTDERMYDGLLDIGIGRLPASDREEAAALVDKIIAYGDPDRQGSWRNQLCFIGDDEDSNIHMRQADELATYVNDRYSAYNIQKIYLDAYPQEELSTGPSYPEVTRAVNDQVHRGALIINYTGHGGTQGLAHEKILTSNDIRDWKNKKMLPLFMTATCEFSRYDQYNRAEDLEITSGGEQILHNTEGGGIGLFTTTRLVYSGPNHALNERFYEVVFEKNADQQNYRLGDIIVYSKNNTGAGINKRNFTLLGDPSLRLSYPGNRVLTDSINGSPVSMEIDTLSALQWVSIAGHLESQDSLLLSGFEGKIYPRIFDKERSIETLSNDGGPVFTFSARNNILYSGEATVSQGRFNFGFYMPKDINYAYGPGKISYYSTNQEIDAHGSFEDFSVGGISSGHVTDSEPPVVDLFLNDSFFISGGITDPDPLLLAYVSDSYGINTTGNGIGHDLTATLDDDRISSVILNEFYQANTNSYNSGIVSYPYSNLEPGKHTVTLKIWDIHNNSTEKSIDFMVVDSEEMLMEQIYNYPNPFFDRTWFSIAHNRPDSQLRLVLSIYSLSGEMVRLIDMQVNSPGYRLEPLMWDGTSSGGTEMGGGVYIYRATLSTEEGEVASSSGKLIIAR, translated from the coding sequence ATGGATATATCCCATCTGACCGAGCGTCCGCTGCTGGAGTATTCCCTGGTCAGGGAAGCCGGGTTTCCCCGGGTAATTATAAAGGTACTGCCATTTGTGAGGATGGCCGACGGTAGCGTGCACCGGGTCGACTCTTTTGAGATCGATCTGGAGCAGGAAGCTGCCCTGGCACCTCTGAAGAGTGCCAGGGCCGGAAGCTGGGCAGAACACTCCCTGCTGGCCTCGGGCAGGTGGTTCCGGGTTTCGGTCGGGGAAAGCGGCATTCATAAATTAAGCTATGAACAGCTCCTGGAAATAGGGCTCGACAATCCCGCCTCGGTCAGGGTATTTGGTTCTGGTGCCAGTTTGCTTCCGGAGCAGTATTCGCTGGGCTGCACAGACGACCTGGAAGCGGTTCCCCTCCATATCCACAAAGGGACGGATGGGATATTCGGACCCGGCGATCATATTCTCTTCTACGCTACAGGGCCTGTGCACTGGCAGTATGATGAAATGAGCGGCATGTACCTGCACCACCTGCACAGCTATTCCCGGAAAGGTCATTATTTCCTGACCGACAGCCAGGGAGCCTCTGCTCCTCCCGAAGATGCTGAACTGAGTACCGGCGCATCCACCCATACAGTAAGCTCCTATGATTACCGTGATTATCACGAAGAAGAGACCTATAACCTGATTCAATCGGGCAGAGAGTGGTACGGTGATGTATTCAGTGTAAACCTTTCCGGGCTTTATCCCTTTCACCTGGAAGGAAGGATGGAAGGGGAGCCGGTCCGCATCCGGACCGTTGCCGCTGCCCGGTCGGGGGTCAGCTCCACCTTTTCCATCAGCGCACACAATGAATTACTGGGAACCATTTCCGTGAGCGGTACAAACCTGAGTCATTATACTTCCACCTATGCCTATGAATCGGCCGGAACCTTCAGCTATCTGCCCGAATGGGATGAGCTGGACGTGAAAGTAAGCTACAACCGTCCCGATTCCAACTCGGAGGGCTGGCTGAACTCCATCTGCATCAATGGCCGGTCGGAGCTGTCATTCTCAGGCAGTCAGCTTGCCTTCAGAGACTCCCGGAGCGCCGGGCCCGGAAATATCAGTCAGTTCCTGCTGGACGAAGCCACAGAAGACATCCTCATCTGGGAGATCACCGATCCGCAGCACCCGAAAAACATTGGCTATGCCCTGGAGGGCTCTGTGGCCCGGTTTACCATGGAAACCAATGATCACAGAGAATTTATTGCTTTCAGGCCGGAGGGAAATTATCCGGTCCCTGACTTTACAGGTGACGGGCTGGGACTGTTGGGAAACCAGGACCTCCACGGATTGAGTCACCCGGAAATGGTCATTCTTACACCGGAGCTGTTTCTTGAAGAGGCAAACAGGCTTGCCATGTTCCGCAGGGATAACGACGGGATGGAGGTGGCGGTAGTCACACAGCAGCAGGTATTCAATGAGTTCTCATCAGGAACGCCCGATGTGACGGCCATACGTAATTTCATGAAGATGTTTTACGACCGTTCCGGAGCGACGGGCAACAGCTGCCGTTATCTCCTCCTGCTGGGCGACGGATCCTATGACAACCGTGGCAGTGATGAGAAACAGTACAACACCAACCTGATTCTCACCTACCAGTCGGAAGAGTCCCTCTCCCCCACCGGCTCTTATGTTTCCGATGATTACTTTGGACTGCTCGATACCGATGAACGGATGTATGACGGACTCCTGGACATAGGGATCGGACGTCTCCCGGCATCTGACCGGGAAGAGGCCGCCGCCCTGGTGGATAAAATCATAGCCTATGGGGATCCCGACAGGCAGGGGAGCTGGAGAAACCAGCTCTGCTTTATCGGAGACGATGAAGATTCCAACATCCATATGCGGCAGGCCGATGAGCTGGCCACCTATGTAAACGATCGATACTCCGCCTATAACATCCAGAAGATTTATCTGGATGCCTATCCCCAGGAGGAGCTCTCCACCGGTCCCAGTTATCCGGAAGTAACCCGGGCCGTGAACGACCAGGTACACCGGGGAGCGCTGATCATCAACTATACCGGGCATGGGGGAACCCAGGGGCTGGCCCATGAGAAGATCCTTACCTCCAATGACATTCGTGACTGGAAGAATAAAAAGATGCTGCCCCTGTTTATGACTGCCACCTGCGAATTCAGCAGGTATGACCAGTACAACCGGGCCGAAGATCTGGAGATCACTTCGGGAGGCGAACAAATACTCCACAACACGGAGGGCGGCGGAATCGGATTGTTTACGACCACCCGGCTGGTTTACTCCGGACCCAACCACGCGCTGAATGAACGCTTCTATGAAGTGGTGTTTGAGAAAAATGCGGACCAGCAGAACTACCGGCTGGGCGATATCATTGTTTATAGTAAGAACAACACCGGGGCGGGGATCAACAAACGTAACTTTACCCTGCTGGGAGATCCCTCCCTGCGACTCAGCTATCCCGGGAACAGGGTCTTAACCGACTCCATCAATGGCTCTCCGGTATCCATGGAGATCGACACCCTGTCCGCCCTGCAGTGGGTAAGCATTGCGGGTCACCTGGAAAGCCAGGACAGTCTCCTTTTATCCGGTTTTGAGGGCAAGATCTACCCAAGAATATTTGATAAGGAGAGAAGCATAGAGACCCTTTCCAACGACGGCGGACCGGTGTTTACCTTCAGCGCCCGGAACAATATCCTTTACAGCGGAGAAGCCACGGTGAGCCAGGGCCGTTTCAACTTCGGGTTCTACATGCCCAAGGATATCAACTATGCATACGGACCGGGGAAGATCTCCTACTACAGCACGAACCAGGAGATCGACGCCCACGGATCCTTCGAAGATTTCAGCGTGGGAGGAATCAGCAGCGGCCATGTCACGGATAGTGAGCCCCCTGTCGTCGATCTTTTTTTGAATGACTCCTTTTTTATATCCGGAGGGATCACCGACCCCGATCCGCTTCTGCTGGCTTATGTTTCAGACAGCTACGGGATCAATACCACCGGGAACGGCATCGGTCACGACCTGACAGCCACCCTGGATGATGATCGTATCTCCTCGGTTATCCTTAATGAATTTTACCAGGCAAATACCAACAGCTACAATTCAGGGATCGTCAGCTACCCCTACAGCAATCTGGAGCCTGGAAAGCATACGGTCACTTTGAAAATCTGGGACATCCATAATAACTCCACCGAAAAGAGCATCGATTTTATGGTGGTGGACTCGGAGGAGATGCTCATGGAGCAGATTTACAACTACCCCAACCCCTTTTTCGACCGTACCTGGTTCAGTATCGCCCATAACCGGCCCGACAGCCAGCTCAGGCTGGTGCTGAGCATCTACAGTCTCTCCGGGGAGATGGTCCGGCTTATCGATATGCAGGTCAACTCCCCGGGTTACCGGCTGGAACCGCTGATGTGGGATGGTACCTCCTCCGGGGGAACGGAGATGGGAGGTGGTGTTTATATCTACCGGGCGACACTGAGCACGGAAGAAGGAGAAGTAGCAAGCTCTTCCGGAAAACTGATTATTGCACGTTAA